From the Taeniopygia guttata chromosome 20, bTaeGut7.mat, whole genome shotgun sequence genome, one window contains:
- the LOC115497938 gene encoding LOW QUALITY PROTEIN: perilipin-3-like (The sequence of the model RefSeq protein was modified relative to this genomic sequence to represent the inferred CDS: deleted 2 bases in 1 codon) gives MASALPDKEEAPQSSGVQGEEAAVKEVASQSLVSSACDVVSAAYASTKGSQPCLRSVCDAAEKGVQCVTEATASCVLATLEPHVAAVSEYAAKGLDKLGEKLPLLPKPVQQTLSGTKELLSSRVAEVKEAVSSRALEVLDVTRETLQGSEGGAATPAVTSAAGLGPAVGQMGACGAGAVLGTAGDSLSIGNGQLAQLAECEEGTDVLPLQQQQHRRYFVHMGSLSEDPHIFAHLRSTARIKQVQQGMQGSLAQLHCILQLVEVFKQGFTQKLQEGQEKLQQMWLDWSWKYLKASGDESPAEPEEMESLTLLLAHRLTQQLQLTCWGVLQALQGIPCSLQDRLQQALRAAKELHAAFAGAASFQDLSSSVLTRSQRELAVIQECMEELLGYLKNNTPLSWLVGPFSPREEEEDQSSREEAGAAGAGHLETSSTPM, from the exons ATGGCCTCTGCCCTGCCTGACAAGGAGGAGGCTCCCCAGAG ctctggggtgCAGGGTGAGGAG GCTGCAGTGAAGGAGGTGGCCAGTCAGAGCCTGGTGAGCTCTGCCTGTGACGTGGTTTCTGCAGCTTATGCCTCCACCAAggggagccagccctgcctgaggTCTGTGTGTGATGCTGCAGAGAAGGGAGTGCAGTGTGTGACCGAGGCCACGGCCAGCTGTGTGCTGGCCACCCTGGAGCCCCACG TTGCTGCAGTGAGCGAGTATGCTGCCAAGGGTTTGGATAAACTGGGGGAGAAGCTGCCACTCCTTCCAAAGCCAGTGCAACAG ACTCTCTCTGGCACAAAGGAGCTGCTGTCATCCAGGGTGGCTGAGGTGAAGgaggctgtgagcagcagagcgCTGGAGGTGCTGGATGTCACCAGGGAGACTCTGCAGGGCAGTGAGGGG GGGGCTGCCACACCTGCAGTGaccagtgctgctgggctggggcctGCAGTGGGACAGATGGGTGCCtgtggagcaggggctgtgctggggacagcgggTGACTCTCTCTCCATTGGGAATGGGCAGCTAG cccagctggcagaGTGTGAGGAGGGCACGGATgtgctgcccctgcagcagcagcagcacaggaggtaCTTTGTGCACATGGGCTCTCTCTCAGAGGACCCACACATCTTTGCCCACCTGCGCTCCACAGCCAGGATCAAGCAGGTCCAGCAGGGCATGCAGgggtccctggcacagctccactgCATCCTCCAGCTG GTTGAGGTGTTTAAGCAAGGATTTACTCAAAAGCTtcaggaggggcaggagaaaCTACAGCAGATGTGGCTGGACTGGAGTTGGAAGTATCTCAAAGCGAGTGGAGATGaaagccctgcagagccagag GAGATGGAGAGTCTGACGCTGCTGCTGGCCCACAGGTTgacccagcagctgcagctcaccTGCTGGGGGGTGCTGCAGGCCCTGCAGGgcattccctgcagcctgcaggacaggctgcaaCAGGCCCTGCGTGCCGCCAAGGAGCTGCACGCTGCTTTCGCAGGGGCAGCCTCCTTCCAGGATTTGTCCAGCAGCGTCCTGACCCGGAGCCAGAGGGAGCTGGCTGTGATCCAGGAGTGcatggaggagctgctgggttACCTGAAGAACAACACTCCTCTGTCCTGGCTGGTGGGGCCCTTCTCccccagggaggaggaggaggatcaGTCCTCCCGGGAggaggcaggggcagcaggagctgggcaccTGGAAACCTCCAGCACCCCCATGTAA